Part of the bacterium genome is shown below.
TTTCCTGCCACACTGGTTACAGACCAACTTTTGATTGGCCTCATCATAGGTAATATCAGTTTTGCAAACAGGACATGCCAGAATCTCTAAAAGCTCCTGGTCGATCATAATAAACACCTCCTCTTCTCATTTCGGATTGGAATTTAAACTCCGCCATCGCTAACGGCGCGGCGGCTGAGCCGTGCGAGCGGAGGCGAGCTTGCTCGCCGAT
Proteins encoded:
- a CDS encoding Trm112 family protein — its product is MDQELLEILACPVCKTDITYDEANQKLVCNQCGRKYPIRDGISVMLEEEAERD